TACCTCTGAAAGGAACGCAACCATGACACACGCATGTTCAATTCTGATTTCCCTGTTCTTTGTCACCCTCAGAGTATCCTTTTCACAAGGACGCCTCCTGTCAGGGGGGCAAGGAGGTGCACAATGAACAAGAGCGCAATCGTTACTCCATTAATCTACTTTTCTGCGTTCACGATTTCATGCACCGATAAGGGGGTTCCCATTGAGTCCACACCCATCGGCTCGAATTTGGTTTCCAATCCATCATTTGAAAGTAACGGCCAGCCTTCGTCATCCGGCTGGCTTGGTTTTGGGAATCCTATGGCTACATTCTCGATAGACGTTCCGCAAGGCGGTGGTAGCTACAGTGCTTCAATTCCATCTACATGGCCTGCCGGGCTCGTGCGCCTTCAGACGGGCATTCCTGCTATTGAGGGCACACACATTTATCGTTTTGGCGTGTGGGCCAAATACGCCGGTCCTGTGAGTGGTGAGATCCACTTCTCGGTTTTACGAGCCGGTGCGATCACTCTGCGCAAAACGATAACAATCACCGACACGGTTTGGAGTGAATACTCAACACTTGATACAGTTGCAAGTGTACCGGGCGATACGCTCCTATTGCGGTTGTTTGGAGGCGGCGACCCCGTCTCTGTTGGGGATAGCTACTTCGACCTTTGTACTCTCGAGCGAGTAAACTAAGTGTAACTCAAAACCAACGGCTATTGGTGTATGATGTATTGGGACGGGAAGTGGCAACGTTTGTTGATGAAATGAAAGAAGCGGGAGAACATTCCGTGACTTTTGACGCTCGTAACCTGCCGAGCGGAGTCTATTTCTACCAACTCAAAACCAACGGCCATTCACAGACAAAGAAAATGGCTCTTATACAGTGATTCTGATGGGGCACTATCATGCACAGTAAATGCAGTGGTCTTATCATTATGACCTTCATTGCCGTTCACGTCGTCTCAGCGCAATCATTTCTCACACTCATATCCCCCGCTGGAAACGAGCAATGGAGTATGGGGTTCACCTATCCAATAAAATGGACGGCGTTCGGTGTTGACACCGTTAGAATCGAGTACTCGACATCAGGACAAAGCGGCCCTTGGATGCTCATAACGCCGGGCGTGCCGTCGGATCTGCAAGCACCCGGTTCCCTCTCAGATCTGGAAGAACAGGATGAGTTTACCCGATCGATTATACGGGGACGCTATTACTGGACTATCCCATGGTCTATCAACGACAGTTGTTACATTCGCATCTCGCACAAATCAAATCCGTCACTGTCCGATGTGAAGAGGTTCACCGTCAAACCCTACTGGGGTTGGATAGTTCAAGTGAGCGAGGTGGATATCCCCCTATATACAGTCCAGGCAATAGGGCGCGTCGCATTTGATGCTCAATACTGGGCCGGTGGAAAACACGGCGTTGTCATCAGAACAACTGACAGGGGCATTCATTGGATTGTATCCGGTATTTTGGAGGGTGACGTCCGAACGATAGCCGCGTGGGTGGGCTTCTATCCCGGAACCGCCGTTGCAGGAAGTGTAATGCCGTCCGGTCGTGCGAGAATCAGCAGAACGACGAACGAGGGGAGGACGTGGAGTGTTGTTGACACAACCGCCACCGTGTGGAGATCAATACGATTCGTCAATGCTAATAAGGCCTATGCAATCGGAGACCCTGTTGGTAATTTCTGGGTGTTGAAGAAAACAACCAATGACGGCATTACTTGGATCGACATTCAACCCCCTCTCCCTGCCACAGCAGGTGAGGGTGGGTTCTACAACGCTGCCGCGTGGATCGATTCCACCCGCGGTTGGTTCGGCACGAACGACAACGCAATATATCGTACAACCGACGGCGGATCGACGTGGACAAAGGTATTCGTGCAACCGGGCTCTTCCGGCATAACCGCAATCCATTTCTTTTCCATTTTGCACGGGCTTGCAGGTTCCGCCGACGGCTCGGTGTACCGGAGTACCGACGGCGGGGTGAGTTGGACCAAGTACACGACAAAACTTCCCACAGCCATTACGGGAATTTCTGGACTTACGTATCCCTCGGAATGTTGGGCCATATCGGGGCCGAATATCTATCACAGCCAGAATGGCGGCGAGACATGGGCAATTACACAGTATGATGGATATGCAGGAATTGCTCAGTTGCATCATATCTCACTCGCAGGCGAACAGACGGCGGGGTTAGGTTGCGCAGTCGGAGAAAATGGAACTGCCATTGGCTTCTATAGATTCCTTACCGGCGTACAACCTCAGCCACATACCCGGGCAGAGGCGTTTGAGTTGTTCCAGAGTTTTCCCAACCCGTTCAATCCGAGCACGACCATCGAATTTCGGATTTCGAATTTCGGATTTGTTTCATTGAAGGTGTTTGATGTGTTGGGGCGGGAAGTGGCGACATTGGTAAATGAGGTGAACGAAGCGGGAGAACATTCGGTGACTTTTGACGGTCGTAACTTGCCGAGCGGAGTGTTTTTTTATCAAATGAAATCCGGCAGTTTCACTCAAACACGAAAACTCTTACTACTTCGATAATCAAAATGAAACAGACACTTCTTCTGCTCACTATCCTTGCTTGCGCAGATGCAGCACGCAGTCAACCGGACTCATTGGTTGATGTCTTTCCGTTGGCAATCGGGAATCAATGGCGTCATCTGTACACAACATTTCTGCTTGAACCTCCACAGGACATAATCTTCACTGATACGGGATGGGTCGAACATTCAGTATCGAGCAAGCAACAGTTCACCGACTCTACAGTCTGGAGCCTGACTCGAATTCGACATTTTAACCACTGTCGAAGGTCAATGCCGCCATGGCCCGGTTGGGATACTTGCTATGCTATAATGGACACAGCTACGATCCAATTGGTTGAACAACATGCAGGTGCGCACAGAATGAACGTACAGGCTTTCGAGTGGAGAGACATATTTCCATTTGCCGCAACACTGACGGATACGACAGGCATGTACCGGTATCGACGCGTGGATTCATCAGGCATCGTGACAATACGTATGTCACAGCCGGATCAATTCTGCGCTCATTCGTTCTTAACGACACTGCAGAGCGGAGTCGGACTTATCAACATACAATGCTCTCTTCTGAGATGCACAGACTTCCATCGAACAAACCACACTCTGTTGAACTATCTCGTGCTTTCCTCACCGGAACCTGACAATCGGGCGACAACGTATGCCCTCTATCAGAACTACCCCAACCCGTTCAATCCCACCACCACGATACAATACTCCCTCTCCTCACAGGAGAGGGGCGGGGTGAGGTCGCTTGTGACTTTGAGGGTGTTTGATGTGTTGGGAAGAGAGGTGGCAACGTTGGTGAATGAGGTGAAGGAAGCGGGAGAACATTCGGTGACTTTTGACGCTCGCAACCTGCCAAGCGGAGTATATTTCTATCACATGAAATCCGGCACTTTTTCGGCAACGCGCAAATTAGTATTGATGAAATAAGGAAAATGCGTTACAATGGGATATATTTGAAACCGTTCTTTCATCTTTCCTAATCATCTCATGCGGGTTGCGTTTCAGGGTGTTCACGGGGCGTACAGCGAGTTTGCTGCAACAAAGTTCTTCACAGCTAAATGCACAGCTCTTCCGTTAGAACGTTTTGAGGATGTCTTTGCCGCTGTCGAACAGCGACGGGCAGACCGGGGCATCATCCCCATCGAAAACTCGCTTGCCGGAAGCATCCATCAGAACTACGACCTCCTTCTCGCACACAAACTCTATATTGTCGGCGAGATGCATCTCCGCATCGAACATGCGCTGATGTGTCATTCTTCATCTTCCCTCAAGCATATTACGCAAGTCCGTTCCCACCCGATGGCGCTGGCGCAATGCAGTTCGTTCCTCTCACGAAATCCAATGCTCAAGCAGGTCCCCTATTTCGACACGGCAGGCGCCGCCAAATTCATCGCCGACAACGAAGTCCGTGACACGGCGGCCATTGCAAGCGAGCTTGCGACAAAACTCTACGGCTTGAAAATCCTCAAGCGAGGCATTTCGAACAGCAAGCAGAACTTCACCCGCTTTCTCATCATCTCCCGCAAAGCGGTGAAGCCCGACAGGAAAGCGAAATCCAAAAGCAGTATCGTCTTCGTTCCGCATTCGAACGAGACAGGAATTTTGTTCAAGATTCTTGGCATCTTCTACGTCCGCAATATCGACTTGCTGAAAATTGAATCCCGTCCCGACCCCGACTCACCGTTCGAGTATCTTTTCTATCTAGATATAGCGGGAAGTCCGGCACAGAACAAGGTGGCGCAAGCGCTTGAGCATATTCAGGAGAAAACCAGATTCTTCCGTCTGTTGGGATCATACCCGGTCGGAAGAGGCAAATTCAATGGTGGAGTGTAAGCAGGAGTGATAGATGAGGGATAGCGGAACGAGAAGAGGAAGAGGTTCGGGATTCAACACCCCTAACAGATTCGAGAAGACACATCTTGAGCCGCTGGATATAGACCTTCAGTACGAGGAGGACGAGCCGCAACTTAAGACCACGTTTTATCCCGATGCGTCGAAATCCATTCTCGCAAAGAACGACTCGCCTGATCTGCCGTTTGACTACAGCCTGAACCCGTACCGAGGCTGCGAACACGGCTGCATTTATTGCTACGCACGGCCTTCGCATGAGTACCTCGGATTTTCGGCAGGACTCGATTTCGAAAGCAAGATTATGGTAAAGCTGGATGCGGCGAAGCTGCTTGAGCAGACTCTGCAGAAAAAAAGCTGGCAGCCGCAAATGGTCGCATTTTCGGGCAACACGGATTGCTATCAGCCTGTTGAGCGGAAACTGCAACTGACCAGACAATGTCTCGAAGTGTTTCTGAAATTCAGAAATCCTGTCGGATTGATTACGAAGAATGCGCTTGTGCTTCGTGACATTGATGTTTTTCAGGAGATGGCAAAACTCAATCTCATTCACATCATGATTTCGATAACAAGTCTCGATGCGGATTTGATTCGAAAAATGGAGTCGAGAACTTCAACTCCCATAAACAGATTGAAAACGATTGAGGAGTTGGCGAAGAAAGGAATTCCCGTCGGCGTGAACGCGGCGCCGATCATTCCGGGCCTCACAGATGAAGAACTGCCGGCAATTCTCAAGTCTGCAGCGGAACACGGAGCGACGAGTGCCGGCTACATTCTGCTGCGTTTGCCCGGCGCTGTGAAGCCGCTTTTTCTTGATTGGCTGCAACGCGAGTTGCCGCAACGGGCGGGAAAAGTTGTGAGCAGAATAAAGGATACAAGAGACGGAGAGTTGAGTGATTCGCGTTTTGGAAAGCGTTTGAAAGGCGGTGGAGAAATTGCGGAGGCTATCAACAGCCTGTTCCATCTACACGCAAAAAAATACCGTCTCGACAAGCGATGGAGCGGCCTTTCGACAGAACATTTTCAAGGAAATAGCGGACCGGAAAGCCCGCGCCGGCAACTCGAACTCTTCTAATGCCCGTTGCCCTGAGCTGGTTTGGTAATTCGGTTGAGCGTCTCCGTCTTGGCTTCGCGATCCAACGGCGCAAGATCATACACTTCGTCGGGAAGAATTTTCGACCCCAGGAAGAAGCCCGCAACACCGCCCACGACAACGCCGAACGCCGCGCTGTAAATATCGGCCTGTTCCTGATCGCGGGCAACGGGCTTCAGCGCAAACCCGATCGCGCCCCCGCCCGCGCCGCCGATGATTGTCGCGGGCAAAATTGCCCCTGTACGCTCACGCCGTACTTCCGTCAGCGAATCGAGTAGGACCCAATCAGAGAAGTTCTTTTTGTGGAGGAAATGGAGGGTATCGCCGCCCAGTTCAACAAGGGCAACGTTTGCATAGCGTTCTCCGTTTATCAGCCGGATTTCGTAGTCGAAATCCTGGGCAGCGCATACGGACACACCTGCACAGATCGCGGCGGCTGCCAGCACACTACAAAAACGAGCGTTCATGTTTCTCTCCCCGTTCATGAAACACCACAACCCTCTTTGACTACACCTCGGATGTTACTGCCCGATCAGTGCCTTTGTAGGCTGTCGTATCCAGTAGATCGGACAGCCTGACGGCGCTTCGAGAGTTTTATCTTCACCATCCACCCCGCTCCGTACGGATCTTTGTTGACGGTTTCGGGACTTTTTTCGAGTTCCTTGTTGACTTCAAGAATGGCTCCGGAAACCGGCGCGTACAAATCGGACACAGCCTTTACGGCTTCGATGGTTCCGAATGAATCGTGAGCCTTGACCGCCTTGCCGATGGCAGGCAACTCAACAAACACGACATCCCCCAACTCACCTTGTGCATAGTCTGTAATGCCGATTGTGCCTGTGTCGCCATCTACTTTCAGCCACTCGTGGTCTTTTGTGTACTTGAGATCTGCGGGAAAATTCATGATTGGACCTTTCAGGATTGAAGGATCATTGACAATTGAAATATGAAGACGTGAAACCCCTGTTTTAATGCAACGAACTTATTCTTCAGCGTTGAACTGGAACGTTTCCAGGAAACTTGTGTCAAACTTTCCGCTGATAAACCGGGAATCATGCATCACTTGTCTGTGGAATGGAATTGTTGTTTTGATTCCCTGTATCGTAAATTCATCCAGTGCCCCGGCCATTTTCTGGATTGCGCCTTCCCGGGTCTGGGCATACACCACAAGTTTAGCCAGCAGCGAATCATAAAATGGCGGCACGACATATCCCGCGTAACAATGCGTGTCAACACGGACTCCGAATCCCCCCGGCATGTGGAAGTCGGTAACCCGTCCGGGATTGGGCCTGAACCCGTTTGCAGGATCTTCGGCGTTGATGCGGCACTCGATGGCATGCCCTTCACGGCGGATTTTTCTGCGCGGCAGTTTCTCTCCTGCGGCCACACGCAACTGCAGCTTTATCAGATCGTGCGCCGTCACCTCTTCCGTCACGGGATGTTCCACCTGAATACGGGTGTTCATTTCCATGAAGTAGAAGTTCTTCTCTTTGTCAACAAGAAACTCTATTGTGCCGGCTCCCTCGTAGTTTACCGCCTCGCATCCTTTTACAGCTGCATCCCCCATTTTCTGGCGGAGTGCCTCATCGACAAATGGTGAGGGAGATTCCTCGATGAGTTTCTGATGGCGACGCTGAACGGAGCAATCACGCTCGCCGAAATGAACCACGTTCCCGTGCTGGTCGCCGAACACCTGGATTTCAATATGCCTCGGCTGCTCAACAAATTTTTCAATATACACAGCCGGATTGCTGAAGCCTGTTTCAGCTTCGTGGCGGGCAGTCATGAATGCAGTTTCGAGCTCCTGCTCTTCCCGCACAATCCTCATCCCCCTCCCTCCACCGCCTGCCACAGCTTTGATAATGACGGGAAATCCAATTTCCTTCGCCACCTTCTTAGCTTCATCAACATCATCAACTTCGCCTTCGCTGCCGGGGACAACGGGAACTCCCGCTTTTTTCATTGTGTCTTTCGCAAGGGCTTTGTCGCCCATTGCAGAGATCATCTCAGGGCTTGGGCCGATGAACTTAATGCCCGATGTTTTGCATATCTCCGCAAATTGGGCATTTTCAGCAAGAAATCCGTAGCCGGGATGAATCGCTTCAGCGGCTGTGATTTCCGCGGCAGCGATAATACGGGGGATCTTAAGGTAGCTCTCTTTACCCGGTGGCGGGCCAATACAAACAGCTTCGTCGGCAAACTTCACGTGAAGGGAGTCACGATCGGCTTGCGAGTAGACAGCAACGGTCTTGATTCCGAATTGCTTGCAGACCCGAATGATCCGAAGGGCTATTTCTCCACGATTGGCGATAAGAACTTTGTTGAACACGGGCGCTCCCGAAATTAGGCTGGCTCGATGAGGAAGAGCACCTGATCGTATTCGACAGGTTGACCGTTTTCTACCATAATTTGCACAATCTTGCCTGCAACATCCGATTCAATTTCGTTCATCAATTTCATGGCTTCGACAATGCAAAGGACAGATCCCTTCTGCACCGTTCCGCCGACCTGAACAAATGCCGGTGCTTCAGGTGCCGGCGAGCGGTAGAATGTTCCGACGATTGGCGATTTGACTTCATGGTATTTCGGGCCTGCAGTTGCTGCCGGAGCGGGTTGCTCCGCAGGAAGTGCGGAAGCCAGCGCTTGTGAAACGGGTGCGGCCGGCATGACCGGAGTTTGGGAAAGAGAATTCTGTGGTGGAGCAACTTGATATACGGTTTGAGTCGGAGCGGCAGCCGATTGGTGTGTTTTAGCTACGCGAATCTTCTTTCCATCCTCCTCAATTTCAATCTCGTCAACCTTGCTTTCTGAAACAAGCTCGATGAGTTTTGTTACGTATTCAATGTCCATGCAGACTCCTGATTGGTGGCACGTAGTAGTTCGGGTAGGAGGTTTAGTTCTTTACACGTTCGAGGTATTGCCCCGTTCGTGTATCGATTTTAACGACATCCCCCTCATTGATGAAGAGCGGTACATTGACGGTTGCTCCGGTTTCGACTTTCGCTGGTTTCGTACCGGGATTGGCACTGTCGCCTTTCACTCCGGGAACTGTCTCAACAACCGCGAGTTCGACAGTAATGGGAAGCTCGACGCCGGTGATTTCAGGACCGTTCATCAGAATGTCCACCACAAGGCCGTCTTTAAGGAAATCCGCTCCGTCGCCGATCTGTTCCTTCTGGACAGCCATTTGCTCATAGTTCTCCTGATCCATGAACACATAGCCGGTAGCGTCATGGTAGAGATATTGGAATTGCTTTCGTTCTATGCGAATGATATCGATGGACTCACCGGCGCGGAACCGATTCTCGATGACTTTGCCGCTCTTCAAATTTTTCAACTTCGTCCGCACAAATGCCCGCCAGTTACCCGGATTGACGTGTTGAAACTCGATTATAGTCCAAGGTTCGTTATTGTATTTGATAACCAAACCTGGCCGAAAATCTGATGTAGAGGGCATAATTCCTTACATTATCTTAATGAATTGAACAGACAGCGTGGTAAATCTTTGAACAGAACGGGTGAAAAATATACCCACATTGATGCTGAAAGTCAAGAAAACGGCTTCGGAAGCGATTCCACGGAGGCCTTTCTTGATTAAGATGTTGAGAATGACTACTCTTTGGACAGAAGGATATAATGTATGAGACAAATAGTCACTCTTGCCCTGTTGCTTTTTCTCGCCTCATGTTCAGAACGGAAATCACCTGTCTCGGCAATAGACGCCGACAAGTTCGAGAAGATCTATCTTGAATTGGTCGATTCGGCACTTGTCATCCAGGCACAGCCTGATTCACTTGTCAGCCCGGTTGCGGAGAGAATTTTAGAGCGGCATGAGGTTACAGCGGAACAATTCAGGGCGACCGTGCGCGAGTACAACAACGACACGCGTGTGTGGAAGGAATTCTACGACAACGTTCTCCTACGAATTGATGAGCGGATGAAACGAGTCCCGCCCCCGTAAATCATTCAACGACGAACCACCTCACCGACAACAACAGGCGCTTCCCCTTTTTTCTTCAGGAAGCGAATAACATTATCGGCTTGTGCATGCGGAATGACAATAATAAGTCCGATGCCAAGATTGAATGCTCGCCGCATATCTTCTTCAGGAACGCTGCCAACACGTTGTATCAAATTGAAGATGGCATTGCGGTCCCATGCACTCCACTCAATCCTAAGTCTCAGACTCTTCGGCACAATACGCATTGTGTTGCCGACTATTCCGCCGCCTGTAATGTGAGACAGGCCACGAACATCAAACTTCGCCACTACCGCTTGAACAGACTTCAGGTAAGAACGGTGTACGGCAAGCAATGCTTCGCCGACAGCTGAGTTGAGTTCATCAACATGCTGATCGAGTCGGAAGACGGGGAGCAGCACAGAGCGGGCAAGCGAGTATCCGTTTGTGTGCAATCCGGTCGAACGGAGTCCAATAAGAACATCTCCCTTGCGAATTCTCTTTCCATCAACAATCTTCTTCTTCTCGACAACGCCGACAATCGTTCCGGCAAGATCGTATTCATTCTCGTTATAGAACCCGGGCATC
This sequence is a window from Bacteroidota bacterium. Protein-coding genes within it:
- a CDS encoding carbohydrate binding domain-containing protein; protein product: MNKSAIVTPLIYFSAFTISCTDKGVPIESTPIGSNLVSNPSFESNGQPSSSGWLGFGNPMATFSIDVPQGGGSYSASIPSTWPAGLVRLQTGIPAIEGTHIYRFGVWAKYAGPVSGEIHFSVLRAGAITLRKTITITDTVWSEYSTLDTVASVPGDTLLLRLFGGGDPVSVGDSYFDLCTLERVN
- a CDS encoding T9SS type A sorting domain-containing protein — protein: MGREVATFVDEMKEAGEHSVTFDARNLPSGVYFYQLKTNGHSQTKKMALIQ
- a CDS encoding T9SS type A sorting domain-containing protein, with product MHSKCSGLIIMTFIAVHVVSAQSFLTLISPAGNEQWSMGFTYPIKWTAFGVDTVRIEYSTSGQSGPWMLITPGVPSDLQAPGSLSDLEEQDEFTRSIIRGRYYWTIPWSINDSCYIRISHKSNPSLSDVKRFTVKPYWGWIVQVSEVDIPLYTVQAIGRVAFDAQYWAGGKHGVVIRTTDRGIHWIVSGILEGDVRTIAAWVGFYPGTAVAGSVMPSGRARISRTTNEGRTWSVVDTTATVWRSIRFVNANKAYAIGDPVGNFWVLKKTTNDGITWIDIQPPLPATAGEGGFYNAAAWIDSTRGWFGTNDNAIYRTTDGGSTWTKVFVQPGSSGITAIHFFSILHGLAGSADGSVYRSTDGGVSWTKYTTKLPTAITGISGLTYPSECWAISGPNIYHSQNGGETWAITQYDGYAGIAQLHHISLAGEQTAGLGCAVGENGTAIGFYRFLTGVQPQPHTRAEAFELFQSFPNPFNPSTTIEFRISNFGFVSLKVFDVLGREVATLVNEVNEAGEHSVTFDGRNLPSGVFFYQMKSGSFTQTRKLLLLR
- a CDS encoding T9SS type A sorting domain-containing protein, whose amino-acid sequence is MNVQAFEWRDIFPFAATLTDTTGMYRYRRVDSSGIVTIRMSQPDQFCAHSFLTTLQSGVGLINIQCSLLRCTDFHRTNHTLLNYLVLSSPEPDNRATTYALYQNYPNPFNPTTTIQYSLSSQERGGVRSLVTLRVFDVLGREVATLVNEVKEAGEHSVTFDARNLPSGVYFYHMKSGTFSATRKLVLMK
- the pheA gene encoding prephenate dehydratase; its protein translation is MRVAFQGVHGAYSEFAATKFFTAKCTALPLERFEDVFAAVEQRRADRGIIPIENSLAGSIHQNYDLLLAHKLYIVGEMHLRIEHALMCHSSSSLKHITQVRSHPMALAQCSSFLSRNPMLKQVPYFDTAGAAKFIADNEVRDTAAIASELATKLYGLKILKRGISNSKQNFTRFLIISRKAVKPDRKAKSKSSIVFVPHSNETGILFKILGIFYVRNIDLLKIESRPDPDSPFEYLFYLDIAGSPAQNKVAQALEHIQEKTRFFRLLGSYPVGRGKFNGGV
- a CDS encoding PA0069 family radical SAM protein, which translates into the protein MRDSGTRRGRGSGFNTPNRFEKTHLEPLDIDLQYEEDEPQLKTTFYPDASKSILAKNDSPDLPFDYSLNPYRGCEHGCIYCYARPSHEYLGFSAGLDFESKIMVKLDAAKLLEQTLQKKSWQPQMVAFSGNTDCYQPVERKLQLTRQCLEVFLKFRNPVGLITKNALVLRDIDVFQEMAKLNLIHIMISITSLDADLIRKMESRTSTPINRLKTIEELAKKGIPVGVNAAPIIPGLTDEELPAILKSAAEHGATSAGYILLRLPGAVKPLFLDWLQRELPQRAGKVVSRIKDTRDGELSDSRFGKRLKGGGEIAEAINSLFHLHAKKYRLDKRWSGLSTEHFQGNSGPESPRRQLELF
- the gcvH gene encoding glycine cleavage system protein GcvH translates to MNFPADLKYTKDHEWLKVDGDTGTIGITDYAQGELGDVVFVELPAIGKAVKAHDSFGTIEAVKAVSDLYAPVSGAILEVNKELEKSPETVNKDPYGAGWMVKIKLSKRRQAVRSTGYDSLQRH
- the accC gene encoding acetyl-CoA carboxylase biotin carboxylase subunit, yielding MFNKVLIANRGEIALRIIRVCKQFGIKTVAVYSQADRDSLHVKFADEAVCIGPPPGKESYLKIPRIIAAAEITAAEAIHPGYGFLAENAQFAEICKTSGIKFIGPSPEMISAMGDKALAKDTMKKAGVPVVPGSEGEVDDVDEAKKVAKEIGFPVIIKAVAGGGGRGMRIVREEQELETAFMTARHEAETGFSNPAVYIEKFVEQPRHIEIQVFGDQHGNVVHFGERDCSVQRRHQKLIEESPSPFVDEALRQKMGDAAVKGCEAVNYEGAGTIEFLVDKEKNFYFMEMNTRIQVEHPVTEEVTAHDLIKLQLRVAAGEKLPRRKIRREGHAIECRINAEDPANGFRPNPGRVTDFHMPGGFGVRVDTHCYAGYVVPPFYDSLLAKLVVYAQTREGAIQKMAGALDEFTIQGIKTTIPFHRQVMHDSRFISGKFDTSFLETFQFNAEE
- a CDS encoding acetyl-CoA carboxylase biotin carboxyl carrier protein, which translates into the protein MDIEYVTKLIELVSESKVDEIEIEEDGKKIRVAKTHQSAAAPTQTVYQVAPPQNSLSQTPVMPAAPVSQALASALPAEQPAPAATAGPKYHEVKSPIVGTFYRSPAPEAPAFVQVGGTVQKGSVLCIVEAMKLMNEIESDVAGKIVQIMVENGQPVEYDQVLFLIEPA
- the efp gene encoding elongation factor P, yielding MPSTSDFRPGLVIKYNNEPWTIIEFQHVNPGNWRAFVRTKLKNLKSGKVIENRFRAGESIDIIRIERKQFQYLYHDATGYVFMDQENYEQMAVQKEQIGDGADFLKDGLVVDILMNGPEITGVELPITVELAVVETVPGVKGDSANPGTKPAKVETGATVNVPLFINEGDVVKIDTRTGQYLERVKN
- a CDS encoding DUF4296 domain-containing protein, encoding MRQIVTLALLLFLASCSERKSPVSAIDADKFEKIYLELVDSALVIQAQPDSLVSPVAERILERHEVTAEQFRATVREYNNDTRVWKEFYDNVLLRIDERMKRVPPP
- the purM gene encoding phosphoribosylformylglycinamidine cyclo-ligase encodes the protein MSQTYAEAGVDIGRGDRLVHHIKKAVRSTFNKSVLGGIGSFGALFDGTFKGYKSPVLVSSVDGVGTKLMVAHMMNKHDTVGQDLVNHCVNDILACGARPLFFMDYFACGKLNLNVARDVIDGFVKACNENGCSLIGGETAEMPGFYNENEYDLAGTIVGVVEKKKIVDGKRIRKGDVLIGLRSTGLHTNGYSLARSVLLPVFRLDQHVDELNSAVGEALLAVHRSYLKSVQAVVAKFDVRGLSHITGGGIVGNTMRIVPKSLRLRIEWSAWDRNAIFNLIQRVGSVPEEDMRRAFNLGIGLIIVIPHAQADNVIRFLKKKGEAPVVVGEVVRR